Proteins found in one Candidatus Poribacteria bacterium genomic segment:
- the rdgB gene encoding RdgB/HAM1 family non-canonical purine NTP pyrophosphatase, which produces MRLVLATGNPHKLGEVRAILALLGLSRIDLRAASDYQQVVMPEETGATFAENARLKAEAVAAVVDEWVIADDSGLVVDALGGKPGVRSARYAGEGAPDTAHVRKLLDAMSDVPRGERSARFVCVVALARQGEETRIVEGYCEGRIAPYPRGASGFGYDPVFEIPGIGLTMSELGAVTKNQISHRSQALARLAPLLSELAPNAAPA; this is translated from the coding sequence GTGAGACTCGTTCTCGCCACGGGCAACCCTCACAAGCTCGGTGAAGTGCGAGCGATCCTGGCTCTCCTGGGGCTCAGCCGGATCGACCTGCGCGCGGCGTCGGACTATCAGCAAGTCGTCATGCCCGAAGAGACCGGCGCGACGTTCGCCGAAAACGCGCGCCTCAAGGCGGAAGCCGTCGCCGCCGTCGTCGACGAGTGGGTCATCGCCGACGATTCGGGGCTCGTCGTCGATGCGCTGGGCGGCAAGCCGGGGGTTCGCTCGGCGCGATACGCGGGAGAGGGAGCTCCCGATACCGCGCACGTCAGGAAGCTGCTCGACGCGATGTCGGACGTCCCGAGGGGCGAACGGAGCGCGCGCTTTGTGTGCGTCGTCGCGTTGGCTCGCCAGGGTGAGGAGACACGGATCGTCGAGGGCTACTGCGAGGGAAGGATCGCGCCCTATCCGCGAGGAGCCAGCGGGTTCGGGTACGATCCCGTGTTCGAAATCCCGGGAATCGGTCTGACGATGTCGGAGCTGGGAGCCGTGACCAAGAACCAGATCAGCCACCGCTCGCAGGCGTTGGCTCGCCTCGCGCCGCTGCTGTCCGAGCTTGCGCCGAATGCCGCACCAGCTTGA
- a CDS encoding nucleotidyltransferase domain-containing protein, which produces MSDRAAPTHEQQAREKITEMVRRIRDEIRPDRIILFGSYARGTAGPDSDVDLLDDLRQAVVHVQDSA; this is translated from the coding sequence ATGAGCGACCGAGCCGCCCCCACCCACGAACAGCAGGCGCGCGAGAAGATCACCGAGATGGTGCGGCGCATCCGCGACGAAATCCGTCCCGACCGCATCATCCTGTTCGGCTCCTACGCCCGGGGAACCGCCGGACCGGACAGCGACGTCGATCTGCTCGACGATCTCCGGCAGGCGGTCGTCCATGTGCAGGATTCGGCGTAG